From Bifidobacterium longum subsp. longum JCM 1217, one genomic window encodes:
- a CDS encoding DUF2637 domain-containing protein: MWPGVTVAVVLALLAFIISFDALRAVGLACGINASLAWMFPIIIDGSTLAFTWAAWAFKTRRMGTLYPWLMLVLFSVISLAGNALHAHPVRVNGMLLPDWVPPVIMTVPPVALLATTHMIVLAAGRTFDRQAMAEAASPDPAGPSAAPTPEPTPGITPGPDDPGPVIETDHDTEPGPDTPGPADGEPLGRRWAQALGDAGDSLADRMLAAHDTRP, encoded by the coding sequence ATGTGGCCGGGCGTGACGGTCGCGGTCGTGCTCGCCCTGCTCGCGTTCATCATCAGCTTCGACGCGTTGCGCGCCGTCGGGCTCGCGTGCGGGATCAACGCGTCGCTGGCGTGGATGTTCCCGATCATCATCGACGGGTCGACGCTCGCGTTCACGTGGGCGGCGTGGGCGTTCAAGACGCGGCGCATGGGCACCCTGTACCCGTGGCTCATGCTCGTCCTGTTCAGCGTGATCAGCCTGGCCGGCAACGCGCTGCACGCGCATCCGGTGCGGGTCAACGGGATGCTGCTGCCCGACTGGGTGCCGCCGGTCATCATGACCGTGCCGCCGGTCGCCCTGCTCGCGACCACGCACATGATCGTGCTCGCCGCGGGCCGCACGTTCGACCGGCAGGCCATGGCCGAGGCCGCGTCGCCGGACCCGGCCGGGCCTTCGGCGGCTCCGACGCCGGAGCCCACGCCCGGAATCACGCCCGGACCGGACGACCCCGGACCCGTCATCGAGACGGATCACGATACGGAACCGGGACCGGACACGCCCGGGCCGGCCGACGGGGAGCCGTTGGGGCGACGCTGGGCGCAGGCCCTCGGCGACGCCGGGGACAGCCTCGCCGACAGGATGCTCGCCGCGCACGACACGCGCCCCTGA
- a CDS encoding phage tail tip lysozyme yields the protein MKRLLPFLLAAGPPALVLLLALAMVVVGAPAGMTATTMATMADMADCTDDTDTTAAAATGTTVTPNDVAVSLARAFAKAGYSRASTAGVLGVIQFESGMNPAQEQIGEPDPMLRGYGLNQWTPRSKIRDWMDANHVSGEDSDADVQIRMLVATAQTDFNNHFLAAVRAEGHEPTDNDLHTWWLKADNPEDAAVAWMAGYGRPYWADRHEKEREQYARSYYDSKELADIDFPAESKPDGKKDAAFPSDTSDTDASCDADADDSSDGDAKYGDVGGAPTNTHDFGWMCATKLKICHAGDMGAPPLDWQAVGDYQCYWYWLARSWLVHDGDVINPHTANGGQLSDWAAGTKGWTRSDEPRPGAGVCFWGGGNNHVAFVEKVDKDPSGWKIMISEGNFNDGGAGLWTSYNARWLTKGEYAAASGNGFFWKDSWKL from the coding sequence ATGAAACGTCTCCTGCCCTTCCTGCTCGCCGCCGGCCCGCCGGCGCTCGTCCTGCTGCTCGCGCTCGCCATGGTGGTCGTGGGCGCGCCCGCGGGCATGACCGCCACCACCATGGCCACCATGGCGGACATGGCCGACTGTACGGACGACACGGACACGACGGCCGCGGCGGCGACGGGGACGACGGTCACGCCCAACGACGTGGCCGTGTCCCTCGCCAGGGCGTTCGCCAAGGCCGGGTATTCGAGGGCGAGCACGGCGGGCGTGCTCGGCGTCATCCAGTTCGAATCGGGCATGAACCCCGCGCAGGAGCAGATCGGCGAACCCGATCCCATGCTGCGCGGCTACGGGCTGAACCAGTGGACGCCGCGAAGCAAGATCCGCGACTGGATGGACGCGAACCACGTGTCGGGCGAGGATTCCGACGCGGACGTGCAGATCCGCATGCTCGTCGCCACCGCGCAGACCGATTTCAACAACCATTTCCTCGCCGCCGTCAGGGCCGAGGGGCACGAGCCCACCGACAACGACCTGCACACGTGGTGGCTGAAGGCCGACAATCCCGAGGATGCGGCCGTCGCCTGGATGGCCGGCTACGGGCGCCCCTACTGGGCGGACCGGCATGAGAAGGAACGCGAGCAGTACGCGCGCTCCTACTACGATTCGAAGGAGCTCGCCGACATCGACTTCCCGGCCGAATCGAAGCCGGACGGGAAGAAGGACGCCGCCTTCCCGTCGGACACGTCGGACACGGACGCGTCATGCGACGCGGATGCGGACGATTCGTCCGACGGGGACGCGAAATACGGGGATGTGGGCGGCGCTCCCACGAACACGCATGACTTCGGCTGGATGTGCGCCACGAAGCTGAAGATCTGCCATGCCGGGGACATGGGCGCCCCTCCCCTCGACTGGCAGGCCGTGGGCGACTACCAGTGCTACTGGTATTGGCTGGCCCGCTCCTGGCTGGTGCATGACGGGGACGTCATCAACCCGCACACGGCGAACGGCGGGCAACTGTCCGACTGGGCGGCGGGCACGAAGGGGTGGACGCGTTCCGACGAGCCCAGGCCGGGCGCGGGCGTCTGCTTCTGGGGCGGCGGCAACAACCACGTCGCGTTCGTGGAGAAGGTGGACAAGGATCCGTCCGGCTGGAAGATCATGATCAGCGAGGGCAACTTCAACGACGGGGGCGCGGGCCTGTGGACCAGCTACAACGCGCGCTGGCTGACGAAAGGCGAATACGCGGCCGCCTCCGGCAACGGGTTCTTCTGGAAGGACAGCTGGAAGCTCTAG
- the tnpB gene encoding IS607 family element RNA-guided endonuclease TnpB — translation MLEAVKVALDPTPRQERLLESHAGAARFAYNAGLAHVKDMLERQEKPEWSYYALRGWWNQAKGTLAVNAVTGETWWRKNSKEAYNAGLKSLADALSNWSKSRKGLRKGRRVGFPRFKSKDRATPRFAYTTGSFGLIDYDPYALRLPKIGRVHCMENVSKRVDGAKILRMSVSRHAGRWMASLTVERKDGPMPTPLKGGSVGIDLGVKQLATLSDGTIIRNPRALDSNLRRLRREQKNLSRKRKGSNRRRKARTRVARLHARVADLRRDLLDKTTTMLAHAYADIGIEDLNVAGMVKNHGLAQSIQDAAFAEFRRLLTYKTARAGARLHVIDRWYPSSKTCSSCGTVKAKLSLSERVYHCEECGLVIDRDLNAAINIQVAGSAPETLNARGGDVRQTGSSRTMPTPVKREPSGGESRVRLGAGLGNEAMQMTSL, via the coding sequence ATGCTTGAGGCGGTCAAGGTGGCGCTCGACCCGACGCCACGGCAGGAACGACTCTTGGAGTCCCATGCTGGTGCGGCGCGATTCGCGTACAACGCGGGACTGGCGCACGTCAAGGACATGCTTGAACGGCAGGAGAAGCCGGAATGGTCATACTACGCGCTGCGCGGGTGGTGGAATCAGGCCAAGGGCACGCTCGCCGTCAACGCCGTGACGGGCGAAACGTGGTGGCGGAAGAACAGTAAGGAGGCGTACAACGCTGGTCTTAAGTCTTTGGCGGACGCGCTGTCGAACTGGTCGAAGTCTCGCAAGGGATTGAGGAAGGGGCGCAGGGTCGGCTTCCCCCGATTCAAGTCCAAGGACAGGGCGACACCCCGCTTCGCGTACACGACGGGTTCGTTTGGTCTCATTGACTATGACCCTTATGCGCTGCGGCTCCCGAAGATAGGCCGCGTGCATTGCATGGAGAACGTATCCAAGCGGGTGGATGGCGCGAAGATACTGCGCATGAGCGTATCCCGGCATGCGGGACGCTGGATGGCGAGTTTGACCGTCGAGCGCAAGGATGGTCCGATGCCCACGCCGCTGAAAGGTGGTAGTGTCGGCATCGATTTGGGTGTGAAACAGCTCGCCACACTGTCAGACGGCACCATCATCCGCAATCCACGCGCGTTGGACTCGAACCTCAGACGATTGAGGCGGGAACAGAAGAATCTGAGCCGCAAACGGAAAGGCTCCAACCGCCGCCGCAAGGCGAGAACGAGAGTCGCGCGTCTGCACGCCCGCGTGGCGGACCTACGCCGCGACCTACTGGACAAGACCACCACCATGCTCGCCCATGCCTACGCGGACATCGGCATCGAGGACTTGAACGTGGCGGGCATGGTCAAGAACCACGGGCTCGCCCAATCGATTCAGGACGCCGCGTTCGCGGAGTTCCGACGTCTACTGACCTACAAGACCGCACGCGCCGGCGCGAGGCTCCACGTCATCGACCGCTGGTATCCAAGCAGCAAGACATGCTCGAGCTGCGGGACGGTGAAAGCCAAACTGTCCCTGTCCGAGCGCGTCTACCATTGCGAGGAGTGCGGGCTTGTCATCGACCGCGATCTGAACGCGGCCATCAACATCCAAGTCGCCGGGAGTGCCCCGGAGACGTTAAACGCGCGTGGAGGGGACGTAAGACAGACCGGCAGCAGTCGGACAATGCCGACCCCTGTGAAACGCGAACCAAGCGGCGGCGAGAGCCGCGTGAGGCTTGGAGCTGGTCTCGGCAACGAGGCCATGCAGATGACTTCGCTCTAG
- a CDS encoding DNA polymerase III subunit beta, whose product MRVLVDAREFANMVAHAARVLERDNPYVALDAADDGLAIGAAGDSQWSHGRVDATVLEAGSAVVSGLWLNALANAMPSGEIGVEADGVYLTLRGGEASLRMRVGDEGDRPAEPAAPERMVPVDADAYAALCGSVAPEAGGTRDQPVLASVRFVAAGGLLTATATNRYMAGRRSIPVGGVPDGEWLADADWVKRNAKGVNAIGFTDRMMVVDTGGFTDAIMLTAGQYPMVDRLFDRPGDPAGVAVVDRRALMDAARMLKSVCFDSRMGIIPLILDERDGMLRVRYAGDGQDADSQGVRLLEADITGDVDVKLNADYLLTVLAGMDADRVSVVKTREMKPVLFEQDDSAVEHLVMPVR is encoded by the coding sequence GTGAGGGTATTGGTCGATGCGAGGGAGTTCGCGAACATGGTCGCGCATGCGGCGCGCGTGCTGGAGCGCGACAACCCGTATGTCGCGTTGGATGCCGCGGATGACGGCCTGGCGATCGGCGCGGCGGGCGACAGCCAGTGGTCGCATGGCCGTGTGGACGCGACCGTCCTGGAGGCGGGTTCCGCGGTCGTGTCGGGCCTGTGGCTGAACGCGTTGGCGAACGCGATGCCGTCGGGCGAGATCGGCGTGGAGGCGGATGGCGTGTATCTGACGTTGCGTGGCGGCGAGGCGTCGCTGCGCATGCGTGTGGGCGATGAGGGGGATCGTCCGGCCGAACCGGCCGCCCCGGAGCGGATGGTGCCCGTGGATGCCGACGCGTACGCCGCGTTGTGCGGCAGCGTCGCCCCGGAGGCGGGCGGCACGAGGGACCAGCCGGTCCTCGCGTCCGTCAGGTTCGTCGCGGCCGGCGGCCTGCTGACGGCGACGGCCACGAACCGGTACATGGCCGGCCGCAGGTCCATCCCGGTCGGCGGCGTGCCGGACGGCGAATGGCTGGCGGACGCGGATTGGGTGAAACGCAATGCGAAGGGGGTGAACGCGATCGGGTTCACGGACCGGATGATGGTTGTGGATACGGGTGGGTTCACGGACGCGATCATGCTGACCGCCGGACAGTATCCGATGGTGGACCGCCTGTTCGACAGGCCGGGGGATCCGGCGGGCGTGGCGGTCGTGGACAGGCGCGCCCTGATGGATGCGGCGCGCATGCTGAAAAGCGTCTGCTTCGACTCGCGCATGGGCATCATCCCGCTGATCCTGGACGAGCGGGACGGGATGCTTCGCGTCCGGTATGCGGGCGACGGGCAGGATGCGGATTCGCAGGGCGTGCGTCTCCTGGAGGCGGACATCACCGGGGATGTGGACGTGAAACTGAACGCGGATTACCTGCTGACCGTGCTTGCGGGCATGGATGCGGACAGGGTGTCGGTGGTGAAGACCCGTGAAATGAAGCCCGTCCTGTTCGAACAGGACGATTCCGCGGTGGAGCATTTGGTGATGCCCGTCCGTTAG